From a region of the Arachis ipaensis cultivar K30076 chromosome B09, Araip1.1, whole genome shotgun sequence genome:
- the LOC110266824 gene encoding uncharacterized protein LOC110266824 has product MERALQVQHVPNNQYVEFAAYHLLEKAQHWWQAECRLLQLQNVDVPWNVFRTAFYKKYFPMSAREAKEMELMQLNQGSLSVADYTSKFEELYRFSRVCQGAPETYESWKCVRYQGGLKGDIITAVAPMEIRVFSNLVNKARVVEECAKTVASSRDTRGGDTSREHDDYLGPRGQNFKRYGERKRSRAYSSDMKCQECGNYHPNRLCQLGKKLCYKCGSPGHLVRDCPH; this is encoded by the coding sequence ATGGAGCGTGCACTGCAAGTACAGCATGTCCCGAACAACCAATACGTGGAGTTTGCTGCTTATCACCTTTTGGAAAAGGCCCAACATTGGTGGCAGGCGGAATGCCGCTTGCTCCAACTTCAGAATGTCGATGTTCCTTGGAATGTATTCCGGAcggccttctacaagaagtactttcctaTGTCGGCaagggaagcaaaggagatggaacTGATGCAACTAAATCAAGGTTCTCTATCGGTGGCGGACTACACAAGCAAGTTTGAGGAACTCtataggttttctagggtatgtCAGGGTGCCCCGGAGACCTATGAAAGTTGGAAGTGTGTCAGGTATCAAGGTGGCTTGAAGGGCGATATCATTACtgctgtggctcctatggagattcGGGTTTTCTCCAATCTGGTGAACAAGGCAAGAGTGGTTGAGGAATGCGCGAAGACGGTAGCCTCGTCAAGGGACACTCGTGGAGGAGACACTAGTAGAGAACATGACGATTACCTTGGGCCAAGGGGACAGAACTTCAAAAGATATGGTGAGAGGAAACGGTCAAGAGCTTACTCCTCTGATATGAAATGTCAAGAGTGTGGAAACTACCACCCAAATAGGCTATGCCAGTTGGGTAAGAAACTATGTTACAAGTGTGGCTCACCGGGACATTTGGTTAGAGATTGTCCACACTGA